In a single window of the Mus musculus strain C57BL/6J chromosome 6, GRCm38.p6 C57BL/6J genome:
- the Gm1070 gene encoding uncharacterized protein LOC381785, with product MEEAQANDSFQLELEDFIRKQKARGLHPNVCFRKMAADSVHQKRDSGSPGAMRGLPFWLRNDFRSSPSYKRLTVENQVPYCRQRLESLKHSLKNQPISQDRKERTRLQGEGEATTWEPGMPKGKLYRVRGSRTEDSLSRRKVSAEPVATQKSKHRKENHHDGRDSTKGRRRSHQKQKGPEERDLWDEAILGSRY from the coding sequence ATGGAAGAGGCTCAGGCCAATGACTCTTTTCAACTTGAACTTGAAGATTTCATTAGAAAGCAGAAAGCCAGAGGATTACATCCAAATGTCTGCTTCAGAAAGATGGCAGCGGATTCCGTTCACCAGAAGAGAGACAGTGGCAGCCCTGGAGCCATGCGGGGGCTACCATTCTGGCTCAGAAACGACTTCAGATCCTCTCCTTCCTATAAAAGGCTGACAGTGGAAAACCAGGTACCTTACTGCAGACAAAGACTGGAATCTCTAAAACACAGTCTGAAAAACCAGCCAATCAGTCAAGACAGAAAGGAGAGGACAAGGCTCCAGGGGGAAGGAGAAGCCACCACTTGGGAGCCAGGGATGCCCAAGGGGAAACTCTACAGAGTGAGGGGTTCACGCACGGAAGACAGCCTCAGCAGAAGGAAGGTCTCAGCAGAGCCAGTGGCTACACAGAAGTCTAAGCACAGAAAGGAGAACCACCATGATGGGAGAGACTCCACCAAAGGCAGGCGCCGGTCCCACCAAAAGCAGAAGGGGCCGGAGGAGAGGGATTTGTGGGACGAAGCTATCCTGGGCAGTCGCTACTGA
- the Cd8b1 gene encoding T-cell surface glycoprotein CD8 beta chain precursor: MQPWLWLVFSMKLAALWSSSALIQTPSSLLVQTNHTAKMSCEVKSISKLTSIYWLRERQDPKDKYFEFLASWSSSKGVLYGESVDKKRNIILESSDSRRPFLSIMNVKPEDSDFYFCATVGSPKMVFGTGTKLTVVDVLPTTAPTKKTTLKMKKKKQCPFPHPETQKGLTCSLTTLSLLVVCILLLLAFLGVAVYFYCVRRRARIHFMKQFHK, from the exons ATGCAGCCATGGCTCTGGCTGGTCTTCAGTATGAAGCTGGCAG CTCTCTGGAGCAGCTCTGCCCTCATTCAGACCCCTTCGTCCCTGCTGGTTCAAACCAACCATACGGCAAAGATGTCCTGTGAGGTTAAAAGCATCTCTAAGTTAACAAGCATCTACTGGCTGCGGGAGCGCCAGGACCCCAAGGACAAGTACTTTGAGTTCCTGGCCTCCTGGAGTTCTTCCAAAGGAGTTTTGTATGGTGAAAGtgtggacaagaaaagaaatataattctTGAGTCTTCAGACTCAAGACGGCCCTTTCTCAGTATCATGAATGTGAAGCCAGAGGACAGTGACTTCTACTTCTGCGCGACGGTTGGGAGCCCCAAGATGGTCTTTGGGACAGGGACGAAGCTGACTGTGG TTGATGTCCTTCCTACAACTGCCCCAACCAAGAAGACTAccctgaagatgaagaagaagaagcaatgcCCGTTCCCCCACCCAGAGACCCAGAAGG GCCTGACATGCAGCCTTACCACCCTCAGCCTGCTGGTAGTCTGCATCCTGCTTCTGCTGGCATTCCTCGGAGTGGCCGTCTACTTTTACT GTGTGCGGAGGAGAGCCCGAATTCACTTCATGAAACA